In Blastopirellula sediminis, the following proteins share a genomic window:
- a CDS encoding DUF2905 domain-containing protein yields the protein MQQLGWTLLAIGGLICTVGLGLLLAVRIPWLGRLPGDIRIEGEHVRFYFPIVTCILLSLILSGAAWLVRFLWR from the coding sequence ATGCAACAGTTAGGTTGGACGTTATTGGCGATCGGCGGCCTGATCTGCACGGTGGGACTCGGGCTGCTGCTCGCCGTTCGCATTCCCTGGCTAGGGAGACTTCCCGGCGATATTCGGATCGAAGGGGAGCACGTTCGTTTCTACTTCCCGATCGTGACCTGCATCTTGCTGAGTCTCATCCTGAGCGGCGCCGCTTGGCTGGTTCGCTTCTTGTGGCGATAG
- a CDS encoding CPCC family cysteine-rich protein, whose translation MPYPCPACGFEVFDEPAGSYENCPVCGWEDDAVQLRYPHLQYGSNEGSLWQWQEAAQKRYPLEQQEIEEFRRCADWRPLTAADCGSIDDQPTTGAEYLDAAAKDAPPYYWRAKE comes from the coding sequence ATGCCCTATCCTTGTCCTGCTTGTGGATTTGAAGTTTTTGACGAGCCGGCCGGCAGTTATGAAAACTGCCCCGTCTGCGGCTGGGAAGATGATGCCGTTCAACTGCGATATCCGCACTTGCAATACGGCTCGAACGAAGGCTCGCTCTGGCAATGGCAAGAGGCGGCGCAAAAGCGCTATCCGCTTGAGCAGCAAGAGATTGAAGAGTTCCGGCGCTGCGCCGACTGGCGTCCTTTGACGGCGGCGGATTGCGGGTCGATCGACGATCAACCGACGACCGGCGCCGAGTATTTAGACGCAGCCGCGAAAGACGCTCCGCCGTACTACTGGCGGGCAAAAGAATAA
- a CDS encoding nucleotide pyrophosphohydrolase, with the protein MSDETPALDTLIDRLTTDEQTSVATIKEMISKFVAERDWRQFHAPKNISMALAIEAAELMEHFQWLTVEASREVTADADKMTAIGEELADILCYGLALANELNIDVAAAMNDKMRKNIRKYPKDEYQGRYGKDDPGQVK; encoded by the coding sequence ATGTCTGACGAAACGCCTGCGCTCGATACGTTGATTGATCGCCTGACGACCGACGAGCAAACCTCGGTCGCGACCATCAAGGAGATGATCTCGAAGTTCGTCGCCGAGCGGGATTGGCGGCAGTTTCACGCGCCAAAGAACATCAGCATGGCCCTGGCGATCGAAGCGGCCGAACTGATGGAGCATTTCCAATGGCTGACGGTTGAAGCTTCTCGCGAGGTGACCGCCGACGCCGATAAAATGACCGCCATTGGGGAAGAATTGGCCGATATTCTTTGTTACGGCCTGGCCCTGGCGAATGAGCTGAATATCGACGTCGCCGCCGCGATGAACGACAAAATGCGGAAAAACATCCGCAAATACCCCAAAGACGAGTATCAAGGGCGGTACGGCAAAGACGATCCAGGCCAAGTGAAATAG
- a CDS encoding sulfatase family protein, whose translation MSTRASLAALAVVFLSAASLNAADRPNVILVMADDQGWGDVSYNGHKAIKTPELDKAAAEGVRFDRFYAAAPVCSPTRCSVLTGRNPNRSAVYAWGWPIRPQEITLAERLNAAGYTTAHFGKWHLGSVRNDSPVNPGKNGFDRWVSAPNFYDNDPILCDQGKAVQYKGESSDVTADLATDWIREQAKGDKPFFAVVWFGSPHDPHIAADGDRELYKNEPKGFQDYYGEITGIDRAYGKIRSTLKDLGIRDNTILWYCSDNGADKRRGSAGPFREKKGSIYDGGLLVPAILDWPAHFPTPQTTEMRATTCDIFPTVLAAAGLPLDEGRPLDGVNLLPLLAEKVEKRPTPIAFWQTPNKGVSTPSATLMGDLLAKQQAGGDLPADEVSVHAADLPQPVISTESFPGHAALTDGDWKLHRIENAKGAVRFELYDLASDPYEKEDVLSQYPEETAKLKKLLQKWETSVVNSLNGADYK comes from the coding sequence ATGTCGACTCGCGCATCGCTCGCCGCTCTGGCCGTCGTTTTTCTCTCCGCCGCTTCGCTGAATGCCGCCGATCGTCCGAACGTCATTCTGGTGATGGCTGACGACCAAGGTTGGGGAGACGTCAGCTACAACGGGCACAAAGCGATCAAAACGCCGGAGCTCGACAAAGCGGCGGCCGAAGGGGTCCGCTTCGATCGCTTCTATGCGGCGGCGCCGGTTTGTTCGCCGACGCGCTGCAGCGTGTTGACCGGTCGCAATCCGAATCGCTCCGCCGTTTACGCTTGGGGTTGGCCGATTCGTCCGCAAGAGATCACCTTGGCCGAACGCCTGAACGCGGCCGGCTACACGACCGCTCACTTCGGCAAATGGCATCTTGGTTCGGTCCGCAACGACAGCCCGGTTAATCCCGGCAAGAATGGTTTTGATCGCTGGGTGAGCGCTCCCAACTTCTACGACAACGATCCGATCCTCTGCGACCAGGGGAAAGCGGTGCAGTACAAAGGGGAAAGCTCTGACGTGACGGCCGACCTGGCGACTGACTGGATTCGAGAGCAAGCGAAAGGGGACAAGCCGTTCTTCGCCGTCGTCTGGTTTGGTTCGCCGCACGATCCGCATATCGCTGCCGATGGCGACCGTGAACTTTACAAGAATGAGCCGAAAGGGTTTCAGGACTACTACGGCGAGATCACCGGAATCGATCGTGCTTACGGTAAGATCCGCAGCACGCTGAAAGATCTTGGGATTCGGGACAACACGATCCTCTGGTACTGCAGCGACAATGGCGCCGATAAGCGACGCGGTTCGGCCGGTCCGTTCCGTGAGAAGAAAGGTTCAATCTACGACGGCGGTTTGCTGGTGCCGGCCATTCTCGATTGGCCGGCTCATTTCCCGACGCCGCAGACGACCGAAATGCGGGCGACGACCTGCGACATCTTCCCAACGGTATTGGCCGCCGCTGGATTGCCGCTTGACGAAGGACGTCCGCTCGACGGCGTGAATCTGTTGCCGCTGTTGGCTGAGAAAGTGGAAAAGCGTCCGACGCCGATCGCCTTCTGGCAAACGCCGAACAAAGGAGTGTCGACTCCGTCGGCCACGTTGATGGGAGATCTGCTCGCCAAGCAACAAGCCGGTGGCGATCTGCCGGCCGACGAGGTGAGCGTGCATGCGGCCGATCTGCCGCAGCCGGTGATTTCGACCGAAAGCTTTCCGGGACATGCGGCGCTGACCGATGGCGACTGGAAGTTGCATCGCATCGAAAACGCCAAAGGCGCCGTGCGGTTTGAGCTGTACGATCTGGCCAGCGATCCGTACGAAAAGGAAGACGTCCTTTCGCAGTATCCCGAGGAAACCGCGAAGCTAAAGAAGCTGCTGCAAAAGTGGGAGACTTCGGTCGTCAACAGCTTAAACGGCGCTGACTACAAGTAG
- a CDS encoding PVC-type heme-binding CxxCH protein produces MKLFLPTVALALSSLAFVSLARAENDVPEPETPQVAPASDEGKNAMSGFQVPEGFKIELFAAEPRIANPVAFCFDPTGRVFVAETFRQGKGVEDNRGHNYWLNDDLAAQSVEDRRAYILKHHPEAKDDYTKHDDRIRLIEDRDGDHKADHDSVFADHFNDVVEGTGAGVIWLDGDLFYTNIPNLWKLRDTDNDGIADVRKALHTGYGVRFAFRGHDMHGLAIGNDGKIYYSIGDRGYNVVSEGGVLKDPSSGAVFRCNPDGTELEVFYTGLRNPQELAFDDYGNLFTGDNNSDSGDQARWVYLVEGGNSGWNMAYQYLSDRGPWNREKLWHPFHEGQAAYLNPPIRNFADGPSGLAYYPGVGLGEKYRGTFFLCDFRGGPANSGVRSFKMKPNGATYEMVDDQQPIWRILATDVDFGPDGAIYVSDWVDGWNGLNKGRLYRFFDPKEIDQPIVKEMQKLLAAGFSDKQNEELANLLAHPDRRVRQGAQFELAKRDALDIFNQVATDSDNQLARLHAIWGIGQIVDKLRDIRERVEPTKVLSQTLVKDADPEVRAQAAKILGDLEVPEALVALLNDDNARVKYFALMGIGKGDHFGDTRPMFDRVVEILAENNDQDPVLRHGAVMALAGARNIQHLGDLSKHDSVAVRRAAVVALRRLQSPTIVRFLGDGNESVVLEAARAVHDLPIEAAMPQLAGLISRGLKDDALLRRVLNANFRIGDAETAAALAAYAADANAPEGMRLEALAMLENWETPSPLDRVLNFHRPLENRDPEVAKAALVTQLPGLLAGGENVRNTAAKLAAKFGIKEVAPVLIALITDPQQSPQTRADALVAAVALDANNKQVVLDALSSDVPEIRAAARSLLVKVAPEEAVAKLAAGAKADSTIERQQALAALAETKLDGSSAAIADRLTALLAGEVPVDSQLDVILAGEAKRDDKAVGDLLAKYEASLDPADPLTMYRSALAGGDAEKGRKIFFEKTEVSCVRCHRAQGVGGRVGPELDKIGAEQKPEYLLEAIVLPNAKIAKGFESVMVLTVDGQTLSGVLKEENDDTLSLVNAEGNLLTIPQDDIDVRKAANSPMPEDIYKHLSRQEVRDLVAFLSSLKGANGGAGHE; encoded by the coding sequence GTGAAGTTATTTCTCCCGACTGTTGCGCTGGCGCTTTCGTCGCTGGCTTTCGTTTCGCTGGCCCGCGCGGAAAATGACGTCCCCGAACCGGAAACGCCGCAAGTGGCGCCGGCTTCGGATGAAGGGAAGAACGCCATGTCGGGCTTCCAGGTTCCGGAAGGTTTCAAGATCGAGCTGTTCGCCGCCGAACCGCGCATCGCCAATCCGGTCGCCTTCTGCTTCGATCCGACCGGTCGAGTCTTTGTCGCCGAAACGTTCCGCCAAGGGAAAGGGGTCGAAGACAATCGGGGGCACAACTATTGGCTCAATGACGACCTGGCCGCCCAATCGGTCGAGGATCGTCGCGCCTACATTCTGAAGCATCATCCTGAAGCGAAAGACGACTACACCAAACATGACGATCGCATTCGCTTGATCGAAGATCGCGACGGCGATCACAAGGCCGACCATGATTCGGTCTTCGCCGATCACTTCAATGACGTCGTCGAAGGAACCGGCGCCGGCGTGATCTGGCTCGACGGCGACCTCTTCTACACCAACATTCCGAATCTGTGGAAGCTGCGCGACACCGACAATGACGGCATCGCCGACGTGCGTAAGGCTCTGCACACCGGTTACGGCGTTCGCTTTGCGTTCCGTGGTCACGACATGCATGGCTTGGCGATCGGCAACGACGGCAAGATCTACTACAGCATCGGCGACCGCGGCTACAACGTCGTTAGCGAAGGGGGCGTGCTGAAAGATCCGTCCAGCGGCGCCGTCTTCCGCTGCAATCCGGACGGCACGGAACTGGAAGTCTTCTACACCGGTCTCCGCAATCCGCAAGAGTTGGCGTTCGACGACTACGGCAACTTGTTCACCGGCGACAACAACTCCGACAGCGGCGACCAGGCCCGTTGGGTTTACCTGGTCGAAGGAGGGAACAGCGGCTGGAACATGGCGTACCAGTACCTTAGCGATCGTGGTCCTTGGAATCGCGAAAAGCTGTGGCATCCGTTTCATGAAGGTCAGGCCGCTTACCTGAACCCGCCGATTCGCAACTTTGCCGACGGTCCGAGCGGTCTCGCCTATTACCCTGGCGTCGGTCTCGGCGAAAAGTATCGCGGCACGTTCTTCCTCTGCGACTTCCGCGGCGGTCCGGCCAACAGCGGCGTCCGCAGCTTCAAAATGAAACCGAATGGCGCCACGTACGAAATGGTCGACGATCAACAGCCGATCTGGCGCATTTTGGCGACCGACGTCGACTTCGGTCCCGACGGCGCGATCTACGTCAGCGACTGGGTCGATGGTTGGAACGGCTTGAACAAGGGTCGGCTCTATCGCTTCTTTGATCCCAAAGAAATCGATCAGCCGATCGTCAAAGAGATGCAAAAGCTGCTTGCCGCCGGCTTTAGCGACAAGCAGAACGAAGAGCTGGCGAACCTGCTGGCTCACCCCGATCGTCGCGTTCGTCAGGGCGCCCAATTTGAATTGGCCAAGCGTGACGCCTTGGACATCTTCAACCAAGTGGCGACCGACAGCGACAATCAACTGGCTCGTCTGCACGCGATCTGGGGGATTGGTCAAATCGTCGACAAGCTGCGCGACATTCGCGAACGAGTCGAGCCGACCAAGGTGCTGAGCCAAACGCTGGTCAAAGATGCCGATCCGGAAGTTCGCGCCCAGGCCGCCAAGATCCTCGGCGATCTGGAAGTGCCGGAGGCGCTGGTCGCGCTGCTCAACGACGACAACGCACGGGTGAAGTACTTCGCACTGATGGGGATCGGCAAGGGAGATCACTTTGGCGATACGCGTCCGATGTTTGACCGCGTCGTCGAGATTCTGGCCGAGAACAACGATCAGGACCCGGTTCTCCGACATGGCGCCGTGATGGCATTGGCTGGTGCTCGCAACATTCAACATCTCGGCGATTTGTCGAAACATGACTCGGTGGCCGTGCGTCGCGCAGCGGTCGTGGCGCTGCGTCGTTTACAGAGCCCGACGATTGTTCGTTTCCTGGGAGACGGCAACGAATCGGTGGTGCTTGAAGCGGCCCGAGCGGTTCACGATCTGCCGATCGAAGCGGCGATGCCGCAATTGGCCGGCTTGATCAGTCGCGGTCTGAAAGATGACGCGCTGCTGCGTCGCGTGCTGAACGCCAACTTCCGGATCGGCGACGCCGAAACGGCCGCCGCCCTGGCTGCCTACGCTGCCGACGCCAACGCGCCGGAAGGGATGCGGTTGGAAGCTTTGGCAATGCTCGAAAACTGGGAAACGCCGTCGCCGCTGGACCGTGTGCTCAACTTCCATCGCCCGCTCGAAAACCGGGATCCGGAAGTCGCCAAAGCGGCGCTCGTCACGCAGTTGCCGGGCCTGTTGGCTGGCGGCGAGAATGTTCGCAACACCGCTGCGAAGCTGGCCGCCAAGTTCGGCATCAAGGAAGTGGCGCCGGTCTTGATTGCATTGATTACCGATCCGCAGCAATCGCCGCAAACGCGAGCCGACGCCTTGGTCGCCGCCGTGGCGCTAGATGCGAACAACAAGCAGGTGGTCCTCGACGCTTTGTCGTCGGACGTTCCCGAGATTCGGGCCGCCGCTCGCTCGCTATTGGTGAAGGTCGCGCCGGAAGAAGCGGTCGCCAAGTTGGCTGCCGGGGCGAAGGCCGATTCAACTATCGAACGTCAACAAGCGCTCGCCGCGCTTGCCGAAACGAAACTGGATGGCTCGTCGGCCGCGATTGCCGATCGACTGACCGCACTGCTGGCCGGCGAGGTTCCGGTCGACTCGCAGCTCGATGTGATTCTGGCTGGAGAAGCGAAGCGTGACGACAAAGCGGTTGGCGACTTGCTCGCGAAGTACGAAGCGTCGCTTGACCCTGCCGATCCGCTGACGATGTATCGATCGGCCCTGGCCGGCGGCGACGCCGAAAAGGGACGGAAGATCTTCTTTGAGAAGACCGAAGTCTCGTGCGTTCGTTGCCATCGCGCTCAAGGAGTCGGCGGCCGCGTCGGACCAGAGCTTGACAAGATCGGCGCCGAGCAGAAGCCGGAGTATCTGCTCGAAGCGATCGTGCTGCCGAACGCCAAGATCGCGAAAGGTTTTGAGTCGGTCATGGTGCTGACTGTCGACGGCCAGACGCTTTCCGGCGTGCTGAAGGAAGAGAACGATGACACGCTGAGCCTGGTCAACGCCGAAGGAAACTTGTTGACGATTCCGCAGGACGACATCGACGTCCGCAAAGCGGCGAACTCGCCGATGCCGGAAGACATCTACAAGCATTTGTCGCGTCAGGAAGTGCGCGATCTGGTCGCCTTCCTGTCGAGCCTGAAAGGGGCGAACGGCGGAGCAGGGCACGAATAG